Part of the Gemmatimonadaceae bacterium genome, TTACCTCGATTTACACCAGCATCCCGAGACTTTCCATGCAGGAACAACGGACGGCGGCGAAGCTGGCCGAACGCCTGAAAGCCCTGGGCTACCAGGTAACCACCGGCGTGGGCCGCACCGGATAGTGGCGATCATAGCAGAGACAGCGATGCTGATGGATTTGATGGGCAGATGAACTGCTTTATCTGCGTTCACATTAGGCACGTGGCAGATCATCGGCGGCATGTGCGGCGGCCTCGCGCCGGCCGGGAAGTAGTGCGCCGTCTAACAGAGAGAGAAAGGCATCTATGGCAGACACAAAACATTCATTGCTGCGTGCATTGAAGCTGACGGATGCGATTGCGCTCGTTGCGGGCGGGATCATCGGGACTGGCGCCAGAGGAACCATGCTTCTCTTACTTCGCCAGAAGTTTCTTCTCAAGTTCATTCAAAAGAGTTGTGCGTTGCTGGCGGGGTTGGCGATCGTGCTGACCCTGCCAGCAACGCCAGCATCTGTTGCCGACGCGCAGAACGCCACTGAGTTCGACATTGTGCTGGCCAATGGGCGTGTGATGGATCCCGAATCGAATCTCGATGCAATCCGTCACGTCGGCATTCGAAACGGGAAGATCGCGGCGGTTTCATCGCGGCCTTTACGCGGACGCACGGTGGTTGACGCCAGAGGTCTGGTCGTCGCGCCCGGCTTCATTGATCTGCATTCGCACGGGCAGGATGACGAGAACTATCGCTTCAAAGCGCGCGACGGCGTGACGACGGCGCTGGAAATGGAAGTCGGCGCATCGCCTGTTGCCGCGTGGTATGCCCATCGTGAAGGCAAATCGCTCGTCAACTTCGGCGCGACGGTCGGCCACATCCCCGTGAAGATGGCCGTGATGAAAGACACTGGCCGCTTCCTGCCGCGTGACAACGCAACCAACCGCCGCGCCGCACCCGAGGAAGTCTGCCAGGTTGCCGACTTCATCAAACAAGGCCTGGACGAAGGCGCGCTCGGCATCGGCTTCGGCATCGCGTACGTGCCGACGACGACGCGGGGCGAGGTGTTCGATCTTTTCGCCCTGGCAGCCGAGCGCGGCGTGGCGAATTACGTCCACGTGCGGCACGCCGGAGCTGTCGAACCGGGCAGCGCGATTGAAGCCTTGCAGGAAGTCGTTGCCGATGCTGCCAGCACGGGCGCATCGCTGCACGTCGTTCACATCACCGGCACCTGCCTGCGGCAAACGGCCACCTGCCTGCAAATGATCGAAGGCGCCGCGCGGCGCGGCCTAGACGTCACGACGGAAGCTTATCCGTACACGGCGACGCAGACGCGCCTCGAATCGGCCATCTACGACGAGGGCTGGCAGGAGCGATTCGGGATGACGTTCAAAGACCTGCAATGGGTGACGACCGGCGAACGATTGACGGCGGAAACCTTCGCGCGTTACCGCAAGGAGGGCGGCTCGGTCATCGGCCATGCGATCCCTGAAGAGATCTCGCGGCTCGCCGCCGCCAACCCGCGCGTAATGGTTGCCAGCGATGGATTGATCGAAAACCGTCAGGGCCATCCGCGCGGCGCGGGCAGCTTCGCGCGCGTGCTTGGGGTTTACGTCCGTCAGCAGAAGGCGCTGTCGCTAATGGATGCGATTCGAAAGATGTCGCTGCTGCCCGCCCAGCGTTTGGAAAAGGCCGTCCCCGCGATGCGCTCTAAAGGCCGGATCAAGATCAGAGCCGATGCTGATCTCACCATCTTCGACCCGACGACGGTCATTGACCGCGCAACGTTCGAACAACCGGCGCAATACTCTGAAGGCATCCGGCACGTGCTGGTCGGCGGTGTCTTCGTCGTCCGCGATGAAAAGATCGTTGAAGACGCCAGGCCGGGCAAGGAAGTCCGCCGTCCGCGAGGAAATCAAAAACAATAATTATTCTTGAAATTTGCCGCCGCGCCCGTTTAGACGTGGCGCTCACCTGAGATCAAGCGCTGAAAAAATGAAAGTTAGAGCCTCTATCACACGGATAAGAAGTCATCAGCAACGGAGGTAAGAACTTTGATAATTAACCCTGCGGCAAGGCTGTGGGCAGCTTGTGCCATTATCGTAGTCTTCACTGTCGGCGCCCAAGGCCAGGAAAAGCGTTGTTTGACGGCTTCGAAGTTCGGGCCTGATGACCAGATTGGCAATCTTAACCATGTGACGCCGGCGAAAACGCTCGCGGCCTCAAAGCTGGTAACGCGCGGAAAGGCTTATCGACTCGGCATCGAGACCAACAAGGACACCCCCGCGTACGGCACACGCACGTTTGCGATAACGGTGCTGCAGCCGGGCCAGGCGGGCGGGGCCACGCTCGGCCCTAACAAAGCGACCTATAACGACGACATCATCACAGGCTGGGTCGGCGTAGGTTCGCAGATTGACGGCTTCGGCCACGCCGGCATCGACAATCTCTATTTCAATTGCAATAAGGCTGCCGACTTCACAATGCCCGACGGCCTCAAGAAGCTGGGCATAGAGAATGTGCCTGCGGTTGCAACGCGTGGCGTGCTGCTCGACATGGCGGGTTACTTCGGTACCGACATTGTGAAAGAAGGAACGGCGTTCAACCGAGCGGAGATCGAGGGCGCGATGAAACGCCAGGACATCAAGTCGATCGAAAAAGGCGACGTCGTTCTTTTCTACACGGGATGGCAAAAGCTGCTGGGCAAAGACAACAAGCGTTTTATCTCGGTCAACCCGGGGCTCGGCCGGGACGGAGCGAGGTATCTCGCGTCGCTCGAAGTGGCGAGGTTGGGGCGGACACGTCGAACTTTCAAGTGATACCGTTCGAAAAGGACGCTGGCCTCTATGAGGTCCACCAGATCCTGCTTGCCCTCAACGGTATTCACATACTTGAGAACATGAACACTGAAGAGATGGTCAAGGATCAGTCCTGGGAATTCCTGTTCACGCTCGGCCCCGCTCGCATCACTGGCGGCGTACAGGCGATCATCAATCCAATCGCGATCAGGTAGCATCGACAAAAATGAAGAAGCCTGCCAATCGAAACTCAACCATGAAAGTGAGCCAGATGATGATGAACACCCGCGCCCTTAGAGTCTCAATCTTACTGCTGACAGTTTGTATGCCCCAATCCTACGTCGCCCGCGCGCAGTCCGAGGGGGTCACCGCCGTACGCTGCGGCCGTTTGCTCAACCCGCTTGACGGCTCCGTAACTCAAGACGCCGTCATCATCACGCGCGGCGAGCGCATAGAGCAGGTCGGCCCGAAACTACCTATCCCCAACGGCGCGCGTTTAATCGATCTTTCAGCCTACACGGTGATGCCGGGCCTGATCGATTGTCACACGCACGTTTTATTGCAGCCCGAAGACGAGCGCGGCGCTCCACCCGTCATCAACAAGTCGCAGGCGTTTCGCACAGTTCAGGGGGTCGCCGCCGCCCGGAAAGATCTGGAGGCAGGGTTCACCACCATGCGCGACGTCGATAGCGAAGGCGCGGGCTTTGCCGACGTGGCCATTCGCGACGCGATCAACCGGGGGATAATACCTGGGCCGCGGTTGTTCGTCTCGACGCTCGCTTTGACGATCACCGCCGGCCATATGAATAACGTGGGGCTTAACCCCGATATTCAGATACCCGACCCGGCCGCGCTCACGGATTCGCGCGACGCGATGATTGCCGAGGTGCGCCGCCAGGTGAAGTACGGGGCCGACTGGATCAAGTTATACGCAACCGGCACGCTCAGGCATGTAAACCCCGTTACACTGGAGCCGATGAGCCAGGTTTCGGAAGAGGACGTTCGCGCGGTGGTCACCGAAGCCCGCCGGTGGGGGCGCGATGTTGCGGCTCACGCCTACGGGGGCGAGGGCGCGAATAACGCGATCCGCGGCGGCGTACGATCGATAGAGCACGGAATGCTGATGAACGATGAAACGATAAAGCTTATGGTCGAGCGAGCCGTTTTCTGGTGCCCGACGCTCGGCGTCTACATACCCGAGCACGAGGAAGACAAGACGGAATTGCGCCGCCGGATCGTCGCCACACATAAAGAGGTCTTTCGCAAGGCAATGACGGCGGGCGTAAAGATCGCCTTCGGCACGGACGTGGGCGCCTACGAGCACGGGACGAGCGCGCGCGAATTCTACCTGATGGTCGATTACGGGATGAAGCCGATTGACGCTATAAGGTCTGCTACACTCCGTGGCGCGGAGCTGCTCCGTATGGAAACTGAGATCGGCACAATAGAGCGCGGCAAGTTCGCCGACGTGATTGCCGTCGAAGGCAACCCGCTCGTAGACATTCGTGCCATGGGGCGCGTCGTCTTCGTTATGAAAGCCGGGCAGGTGTACAAATCGCCGCACTCCAAAAATGAAGCGCTGCCCGACATGTAATCGCGTTGAGACTGACGAGAAGCTCAACTTTTGTCGCGTTGATGGCACACAACTGATTGCTGCCGTTGCCGCTGAATCCGAGTCGGCCACGATGGCCCTTCCTGCTTCTCGTCCCGGCGAAGGAGTCACTACGGGACGACTCACCAACACTCCGTCTATCGCGGTCTTGCCATTCGTCAACATGAGCGCCGATCCGGAGAACGAATATTTCTGCGACGGGCTGGCTGAGGAACTCTTGAACACGCTGGCGAAGATTGATGATTTGAAAGTAGCGGCGCGGACCTCAGCATTTTCGTTTAAAGGGAAGAGTGTCAAAGTCGGCGAAATCGGACGCGTGCTCAACGCGAGCACAATCCTGGAAGGCAGCGTCAGAAAATCGGGCAATCGGATGCGAATCATGGTGCAGCTTGTCAATGCTGCGGATGGCTATCATCTCTGGTCAGAGCGTTACGACCGCGAGGTGCAGGATATTTTCGAAGTGCAGGACGAGATTACCTTGGCTGTGGTCGATGCCCTCAAATTGAAATTGCTGGGCGATGAAAAAGTGGAGGTGCTGAAGCGTTACACGCGCAATGCCGAAGCATATCAGCTTTACCTGCAACGGGCGTTTCTTCTTTTCCAAGCGAACTCCCGAGGGATTCGAGAAGGCCATCGAGTACTTCGAACGAGCGATCGAGCTTGATGCGCGGTATGCACTAGCCATTTCAGGGTTGGCCGATTGCTACACGTTTCTGGGTTGGTACGAAGTGATGTCGCCAGCAGAAGCTGAGCAGCAAGTGAAGCCGCTCGCCTTTAGGGCTCTCGAACTCGATGATACGGTCGCTGAGACGCGCGTCTCGGTCGCGACTTGGAAGGGACTATATGCGTGGAAATTTAAGGAGGCAGACCAGGAGCACATGAAAGCCATTTCGCGGAATCCCAAATATGCGCTGGCCCACCATTTAGATTCGGTGACACTTCCTCTATTCTGTCCAACGCTGATGTGCACTGCGCGGCCTGGATGCCGAAGATTATCGCCGTCAACTCCAAGCCGGCAAACAAGGTACAAAGGACTACTTTATGAATCGTAGAGAATTCAATCTGAATCTACTGCTTGCCGTTCCCGCGCTGACCTCACTAATTCCGCAAGCGCCATCACAACCACGCGTCAATGGGGAACGCGTCAACGCACACCTGAGAGAACTTGCGCAGTTTGGGAAAACGCCGGAAGGCGGCACACATCGCCTCGCCTATTCTGACGCCGACCTGCAAGCCCGCCAGTACGCGATGAGGCTGATGCGCGAGGCAAAGCTGGAAGTTTCGATTGATGCCGCGGGCAACATCGTCGGGCGACGCGGGGGAAGCGACACGGCGCTCAAACCCTTGATGATCGGCTCGCACATTG contains:
- a CDS encoding amidohydrolase family protein produces the protein MADTKHSLLRALKLTDAIALVAGGIIGTGARGTMLLLLRQKFLLKFIQKSCALLAGLAIVLTLPATPASVADAQNATEFDIVLANGRVMDPESNLDAIRHVGIRNGKIAAVSSRPLRGRTVVDARGLVVAPGFIDLHSHGQDDENYRFKARDGVTTALEMEVGASPVAAWYAHREGKSLVNFGATVGHIPVKMAVMKDTGRFLPRDNATNRRAAPEEVCQVADFIKQGLDEGALGIGFGIAYVPTTTRGEVFDLFALAAERGVANYVHVRHAGAVEPGSAIEALQEVVADAASTGASLHVVHITGTCLRQTATCLQMIEGAARRGLDVTTEAYPYTATQTRLESAIYDEGWQERFGMTFKDLQWVTTGERLTAETFARYRKEGGSVIGHAIPEEISRLAAANPRVMVASDGLIENRQGHPRGAGSFARVLGVYVRQQKALSLMDAIRKMSLLPAQRLEKAVPAMRSKGRIKIRADADLTIFDPTTVIDRATFEQPAQYSEGIRHVLVGGVFVVRDEKIVEDARPGKEVRRPRGNQKQ
- a CDS encoding cyclase family protein — encoded protein: MTASKFGPDDQIGNLNHVTPAKTLAASKLVTRGKAYRLGIETNKDTPAYGTRTFAITVLQPGQAGGATLGPNKATYNDDIITGWVGVGSQIDGFGHAGIDNLYFNCNKAADFTMPDGLKKLGIENVPAVATRGVLLDMAGYFGTDIVKEGTAFNRAEIEGAMKRQDIKSIEKGDVVLFYTGWQKLLGKDNKRFISVNPGLGRDGARYLASLEVARLGRTRRTFK
- a CDS encoding amidohydrolase family protein, with amino-acid sequence MKKPANRNSTMKVSQMMMNTRALRVSILLLTVCMPQSYVARAQSEGVTAVRCGRLLNPLDGSVTQDAVIITRGERIEQVGPKLPIPNGARLIDLSAYTVMPGLIDCHTHVLLQPEDERGAPPVINKSQAFRTVQGVAAARKDLEAGFTTMRDVDSEGAGFADVAIRDAINRGIIPGPRLFVSTLALTITAGHMNNVGLNPDIQIPDPAALTDSRDAMIAEVRRQVKYGADWIKLYATGTLRHVNPVTLEPMSQVSEEDVRAVVTEARRWGRDVAAHAYGGEGANNAIRGGVRSIEHGMLMNDETIKLMVERAVFWCPTLGVYIPEHEEDKTELRRRIVATHKEVFRKAMTAGVKIAFGTDVGAYEHGTSAREFYLMVDYGMKPIDAIRSATLRGAELLRMETEIGTIERGKFADVIAVEGNPLVDIRAMGRVVFVMKAGQVYKSPHSKNEALPDM
- a CDS encoding M28 family peptidase; this encodes MNRREFNLNLLLAVPALTSLIPQAPSQPRVNGERVNAHLRELAQFGKTPEGGTHRLAYSDADLQARQYAMRLMREAKLEVSIDAAGNIVGRRGGSDTALKPLMIGSHIDSVPAGGSYDGQVGSMGAIEVAETLAENNVRLR